Below is a genomic region from Homo sapiens chromosome X, GRCh38.p14 Primary Assembly.
CAATTCGTGTtgcttctctcttattttctttgccCACCTAAGTTCTAATATTGGGAATGGTAACATATGCCAGGCCCTTTGGGATCAGCCAGCTATTCAGCCTTTTTCTTCAGGGGAAACCAAGGCCCCAAAAGGTGAAGGGACTTCTTGCCTTAGATCACACAGTGAGTTAGAGATAGGGTCAGGACTCCAACCCAGTTCTCCTGATTCCTACTCCAGAATTCCTTTCAGTCTATGTAGAAGCCCCCATTATGATCCCAGTGAGGAGGCAGACCTTACCGAGGGGCCATGGCCTGCTCGTGACAGAGGAGCAGTGCCCCTGGGGGTGGGGCTTGTTCTTGGCCTGGGCTGGACTAGGCCATTTTGTTCCTAGTgggagggaagaaaatgaaaaggttcACTGGTAGATGGGAGCTGCTTGCTTCTCCCGACTGCAGTTTCTCTCCCTGTTGGCTGAAGCAGAATGGGAGTTTCTGGGTAATGCTAGTAGACCTTTCTCTCCTCCTGACTTCTCTGACTTCTCTGGCCTCTTCCTGCAGCAACATCCAATGGAAGCCTGGAGGGGCTGGAAAACCGGGAGGGCGGTGTGTGCCGCACACGCACCATGAAGATCATCATGAAGGTTGGGCAAGGTGAGTGCCTAGTCTGAGggtcccctcaccccaccctgtTTGACCTTTGGAACAGATGTTCCTGGCTGGGTGCATGTGTATTAGGAGTGGGGGAGCAGGCGTAGGGTTACAGTATCCAGGCCATTCTTGGCCCACCCTTGATGACTGAGGGCACCTATGCTGGCCGGGTCCCTGCCTCTCACCTGTTCTGTCTCCATTCTTAGATCCCAATGCTGTGACGCCTGAGCAGCTGACTACCAGCAGGCCCAGCAAGGAGGCAGACAACACTGTCAAGATGGCCACACAGGCCCCTGGTAGTCGGGGCTCCCTGGGTGACTCTGATGGCAAGCATGGTAAGTGTATGTGTTTCCCAGAGGTCAGGAGCCATTGCTCTGTCACCTTGTTAGGCCCTGTCCCTGAAGAAATGCAAGCTGGGCCTGGCCTGAAATCTGCTGTGTGTCCCTGGGACCCCTGGCTGACtgttccttcccctttcccttcctcagAGACTGTGAACCAGGAAGAGAAGAGTGGCCCAGGTGCAAGTGGGGGCAGCAGCGGGGACCCTGATGGCTTCTTCAACTCCAAGGTGGCATTGTTCGCGGCTGTCGGTGCCGGTTGCGTCATCTTCCTGCTCATCATCATCTTCCTGACGGTCCTACTACTGAAGCTACGCAAGCGGCACCGCAAGCACACACAGCAGCGGGCGGCTGCCCTCTCGCTCAGTACCCTGGCCAGTCCCAAGGGGGGCAGTGGCACAGCGGGCACCGAGCCCAGCGACATCATCATTCCCTTACGGACTACAGAGAACAACTACTGCCCCCACTATGAGAAGGTGAGTGGGGACTACGGGCACCCTGTCTACATCGTCCAAGAGATGCCGCCCCAGAGCCCGGCGAACATCTACTACAAGGTCTGAGTGCCCGGCACGGCCTCAGGCCCCCGAGGGACAGTCGGCCTGGACCGGACCTCTCCTTTCGCccccacaccccctccccttgCCAGCTGTGCCCACCTTTGTATTTAGTTTTGTAGTTTCTTGGCTTTTATAATCCCCCTTTTTCCCTGCCCCCTGGGCTTCGGAGGGGGGTGCTTGTGCCCCTAACCCCCATGCTCTTGTGCCTTCCCCCTCTGGCCAGGCCTCTGGGCTCCGTGGGGGCGCCCCTTCTTGGAAGGCAGGGCTGGACACTGATGGACAGCAGGCAGGGAGACAgtcccctggccctgcccctccctcGCCCCCCTTGCCACCTTCCCAGGACTGCTTGTCCGCTATCATCACTGTTTTTAAtgcttttgtgttcattttttagcTGTCAActcattttcatctgttttttgaagaaaaatggaaaaatgtaaaagGCAGCCCCTCCCCAGGCTTTGTGAGCCTGGCCCAAGCCAGTACAAGAGGGCCTGGGGCACGATGTGGTCAGCCAGGAAGCATAGGATGCCATTTCTTTTATAGATTCCTTGGTATTTCTGGTGGGGTAAGGGGCAGGCCAGGGCTGTTCACGCCCATGAGGGAAGAGGAAAGTGCCACTGGGCAAGGTGTCCCACCCTCCCCTCCTGACCCTCCTACGAGGCTTATCCTGGCAATGGGGTAGTCACTGCCacccttccacacacacacacacacacacacacacaaaaaaaaatcccttccttGTGGGATTCTTGGGCATCTCCTGCCTCCCTCACTCTCACGGTAATTAATGTCTTAATTGGCTGTTGCCTGGGGAACAGGAGAGCTGCTGCAGGCAGATGACCTCatggggggtggagggaggtgagGTGCCCAGGTGGCTATTTGCCCTGCAGAGCTGGGAGtttcacccccaccccccac
It encodes:
- the EFNB1 gene encoding ephrin-B1 precursor, producing MARPGQRWLGKWLVAMVVWALCRLATPLAKNLEPVSWSSLNPKFLSGKGLVIYPKIGDKLDIICPRAEAGRPYEYYKLYLVRPEQAAACSTVLDPNVLVTCNRPEQEIRFTIKFQEFSPNYMGLEFKKHHDYYITSTSNGSLEGLENREGGVCRTRTMKIIMKVGQDPNAVTPEQLTTSRPSKEADNTVKMATQAPGSRGSLGDSDGKHETVNQEEKSGPGASGGSSGDPDGFFNSKVALFAAVGAGCVIFLLIIIFLTVLLLKLRKRHRKHTQQRAAALSLSTLASPKGGSGTAGTEPSDIIIPLRTTENNYCPHYEKVSGDYGHPVYIVQEMPPQSPANIYYKV